From the Campylobacter volucris genome, the window TGCAGTGCATGTTATGGATACTAAAGGCAATAATCTTAGCGAGTATAAAGTAAATGTAAATTTATAAGGAAAGGACTTTAGTATTATGGATTCTAAACATTCCTTAAAATCAGATAGAAAAGCTCAATATGAATTTAGTATTGGGCTTCGTTTTACGCATTGGTTAAGAGCTGTTGCTATTGTGATTTTGGTAGGAACTGGATATTATATTTCATATGTATTTCAGTCTCCTTCTATATCTTCAGAGCCGAATTTATTTATGCAAGCAAAATATCGTATGGTTCATCAAATTTTTGGTTTTATATTGATTGCTTGTGTTATTTTTAAAACTTATCTATTCTTTTTTGATAGAAAAAGTGATGGTGAGAGAAAAAGTATCAAAGATATTTTTAATGTAAAATTATGGATAGAGCAAATTAAATTTTACATTTTTTTAGGAAAACATCCTCATTTACAAGGTGTATATAATCCTTTGCAATTTGTTACTTATCTATTCTTTTATTTTGTAATGTTTGGATTGATTTTAACAGGATTGATTCTTTACATGCATGTTTATCATGAAGGTTTAGGTGGATTTTTATATGACATTTTAAGACCTATTGAAGTGATGCTTGGTGGTTTGGCTGATGTTAGAACCTATCATAGAATTTTAATGTGGGTTGTGTTGATTTTTGTTCCAGTTCATATTTACATGGCTGTGTTTAACTCAGTCAAAGGTAAAGATGGTGCTTTAGATGCTATTTTTAGTGGTTATAAATTCGTAAGAGAAAATCATTGAAATTATTAATTTTAGGCATTGGAAATATTATGTTTGCAGATGAGGGCTTAGGCGTTCATCTATGCAAACTTTTAGAAAAAAACTACAAATTTTATCATGAGAGTGATAGTGTTGATTTTGTTGATGGTGGAACTTTAGCTTTGCAACTTAGTTATATTATTGCTAATTATGATGAAATGATTGTTATTGATTGTATAGCTGCTGATGATGCAAAGATAGGGGATATTTTCTTTTTTCCTTATGATGCTATGCCAAAAAAAATCAATTGGAGTGGTAGCGCTCATGAAGTTGAAATGCTTCAGACTTTACAATATATGGAATTAATGGGTGATTTACCAAAAACTCATATTCTTGCATGTGTACCAAAACGCATTGAGCCTTTGAGTTTTGAAATTTCAAAAGAAGTTTTAAAGTCTTTAGAGAAGATGGAAAAAATTGTATTGGATTTTTTAATACAAAAAGGCTTTACATATGAAAAAATAGCAAATTATCAAATTCAAGAATTAGCTTTAAATTCATATAAAAATTAAATCTCAAGCTAACTAGCTTGAGATTAGATTAATCATCTATTTTTTGTCCTAACAAATTACCATTTGTATCAGTGTAGATTTCCATCATATTGTTAAGTTTGATTTTGTATCCTTGAATTTCTTTCTCTACTTTAACAATATTTGCATTTGGATGCATTTTTTTAATAGTAGTGATAGCATTAGGATTTAAAAAAGATGTATCCATAGGTCTATATTTAGCATCAATTTCTTTCCATTCCCCATTGGTTGTAAATTCAAGTTCAGTTCCATCATCTAAATACACATCAAAACTATCTATATCTTGTTTAACTAAAGATATTTTTGCATTAGAAAAATATTTTTGGATGAAAGATTGTGAATTTTGAGGTAGATCTTTTGCTTGTATTACTACATCTTTTGCAAAAGTAAGACTTGCTAAAGTCAAAGCAGCTAAAGCTAATTTTAATTTCATTTTGAATCCTTTTGATTGTTTTTGCATTAAAATCATACTTAATGTGAGTGAATTTTTTGTGAACTTAAATAATAAGTAATGATTTAATTGTATAATTTCAAAAAATACAACAAAGGAATATTGAATGTATAGGTTTGCACCTTCTCCTACAGGAGATATGCATATTGGAAATTTAAGAGCTGCATTGATTAATTACATTAAAGCTAAGCAAGAAAATACTGATTTTATTTTGCGTATAGAAGATACTGATAATGCTAGAAATATAGCCGGAAAAGAAGAAGAGATAAAAGATATTTTAAATAAATTTAAGATTACTTGGCAGCATTATTATATTCAAAGTGAAAATTTAAAATTCCATCGTCAAATGGCTTTAAAACTAGTAAGTGAAAAAAAAGCTTTTGCGTGTTTTTGCACTGAAGAGCAATTAGCGAAAAAAAAAGAAGAAGCAAAAAATAAAAACCAAGCTTATAGATATGATGGAACTTGTGAGAATTTAGCTGATATTGATGTTTTAAATAGTGAAAAACCATTTGTTATAAGACTTAAAAAACCAAACAAAGAGATGAAATTTACTGATTTTATTAAAGGAGAGATTGCTTTTGATCCAGCTGATATTGATAGTTTTGTTATCATGAGAGCAGATAAAACTCCAACTTATAATTTTGCTTGTGCAGTAGATGATATGTTAGAAGGCGTTACTTGTATTATAAGGGGTGAAGATCATGTTTCAAACACTCCTAAACAAGAGCATATTAGAGCAAGTTTAGGATATGATAAAAGTATGACTTATGCACATTTGCCTATTATTTTAAACGAAGAAGGTGTTAAAATGAGCAAAAGAGAAGCTCATTCTAGCGTAAAATGGATGCTTGATAATGGATATTTAGCTAGTGCTATTGCAAATTATTTATTGCTTTTGGGTAATAAAACTCCTAAAGAAATTTTTACCTTAGAAGAAGCCATAGAATGGTTTGATTTAAAAAATCTTTCAAAGTCTCCTGCTAGATTTGATACTAAGCGTTTAATGCAAATAAATCGTGAGCATATCAAAATGCTTGATGAAAGTGCTTTAAATGAAATGTTAAATTTAGATAAAGATGTGGCAAAATTAGCCAAATTTTATACCCAAGAAGCTAGCACTTTAAATGAAATCAAAGAAAAAATACAAAATATCTTCGCACCTAAGAATTTTGAAGAATTTGAAAATGAATGCAATATGATTAAAAATATTTTACAAAATTTAGAATTAGCTCAAGACTATGAAACATTTAAAAAAGATCTTATGGCTAAAACTAATTTAAAAGGTAAAAATTTCTTTATGCCATTGCGTTTAGTTTTAACAGGTGTAAAACATGGTCCTGAGCTTAGTGATTTGTATGTTTTAATTAAACCTTTTATAAAAGAAATCATAAAGGATTAAAATGGGTATTGGTTCAAGTTTGATAATTTCTGTAGTTCAAATTTTTTCTTTGATTATTGATATTTATGTTTGGGTTGTAATCATAGCAGCTTTAATCTCATGGGTAAGACCTGATCCATATAATCCAATTGTGCAAATTTTATATCGTTTAACGCAGCCAGCTTATAATTTGGTTAGAAGATTTATCCCTACGATGATAGGTAGTATAGATTTAGCACCTTTGATTATTATTTTAGCGCTTAAATTTATACAAATATTTTTAACAAATTTAATTTTAGGAAGTTTATAAGTGTTAAAAAAAAGTTTAGTAATTTTATGTTTGAGTATTGTTTATGCAAATTGTGCTGTTTATTCTTATGAAGAATTAGAGAAAAAACCTAATTCTTTAGCTAAGGATTATTATTTATATCGTTTATTAGAAGCTAATAAGATTGAAAAAAAAGATGCTGAGGGTTTAAAAGAGCATATTTATCGTTATGCAGGTAAAATAAAAACAGCAATTGAAGCTATCATTCCACCTTTAGGATATAATAAAGAATACGAGCTTTGCTATAAATTTAATACTCAAAATATTTTAGATGCTAATTTATCATGCCAATTAGTAAGATTAAATAGTTTAACTTTCATACAAGATCTAAATTCAAGCACTCGTGATGAGATTAAAAAAAATATACCTAAAGAGAATGTAAAACTTATTAAGCTTTTAGATGCTTTTGATTCTAAAGATCCTTTAAACTATGTGGTGTTAAATTATGATAGTTCAAATTTTTATAAAATTTATGATTTTTATAAGAATAAAAAAGATTTCTTTTTAGAAGCTGAATTTGTTAATGAGCTTGCTAAAGAAAAAGAATTTACAAATTTTGTAAGAGAGCTTGTAATTAAGAAAAAAAGCCCTTTGATAAGAAAATCTTTAGTCAATGTGGATGCAAATTTAACCCATCAAGATAATGCTTTTTATTTAGGAGTTAATGCCATTTTAGAAGATAACGATGAAAAAGCATTTGAATTTTTTAAAGTTGCTAAAGAAACATTTCAAAGCAAAGCTTTAGTCGATAATGCTACTTTTTGGCTTTATCAAATCAGCAAAGATGATAAATATTTAGAAGAATTATCTCAAAGCAGTTCTTTAAATATTTATAGTCTTTATGCAAGAGAATTAAAGCAAAAACCTATCCATAAAATAGAAATTTTAGATCCAAAAAAAGAAAAAAATGATTTTAATATGAAAGATCCTTTTGCTTGGCAAGCTCTTTCTCAAAAAATCAACAAAACCCCTAAAAAAGAATTAGCTAAATTAGCTAAAGAATTTTATACTAAAGAAAATATTGCTATTTATGCATATATCCAAGAAAGAGCAGAAGGTTTTGAAAAAAATTATTTTATTATGCCGTATTTTGAACTTTTAAAAGATTATAGCACACAAAGAAAGGCTATGATTTTGGCTCTAGCAAGACAAGAAAGCCGTTTTATTCCAACAGCGATTTCAACTTCTTATGCTTTGGGTATAATGCAATTTATACCATTTTTAGCAAATCATATAGGCAATAAAGAACTTCAAATTCCAAATTTTGATCAAGATATGCTTTTTGATCCAAAAATTGCTTATACCTTTGCAAACCATCATTTAGATTATCTTGAGTCAAAGCTTAATTCTCCTATTTTCGTTGCTTATGCTTATAATGGCGGCATAGGATTTACAACAAGAATGCTCAAAAGAGAAGATTTATTTAAACAAGGAAAATATGAACCATTTTTATCTATGGAATTGGTTCCTTATGCTGAAAGTAGAAATTATGCTAAAAAAGTTTTAGCTAATTATGTGGTTTATTTGCATCTTCTGAACGATAATACACCGATTTCGAAATTTTTTGAAAATTTGACTCAAAACACTGATTCTCAAAACAAGAATTTAGCCTTAAAATAGTTTTATCTATTAGCTTGTCAAGAGTGATTTTGTAGTATGCTGCATAATCACTTTTGATGATATATTTAAATAACTCATTATTTTCATTTAAATTTGTAATTTTTGTTTTTTCTCCATCGATAAGCACTGAAATTTGATTAATATTTATTTTTGTATCAGGTATGAAGCTTAGTATAAAAATTTCTTTA encodes:
- the cybH gene encoding Ni/Fe-hydrogenase, b-type cytochrome subunit: MDSKHSLKSDRKAQYEFSIGLRFTHWLRAVAIVILVGTGYYISYVFQSPSISSEPNLFMQAKYRMVHQIFGFILIACVIFKTYLFFFDRKSDGERKSIKDIFNVKLWIEQIKFYIFLGKHPHLQGVYNPLQFVTYLFFYFVMFGLILTGLILYMHVYHEGLGGFLYDILRPIEVMLGGLADVRTYHRILMWVVLIFVPVHIYMAVFNSVKGKDGALDAIFSGYKFVRENH
- a CDS encoding [NiFe] hydrogenase maturation protease HydD, producing MKLLILGIGNIMFADEGLGVHLCKLLEKNYKFYHESDSVDFVDGGTLALQLSYIIANYDEMIVIDCIAADDAKIGDIFFFPYDAMPKKINWSGSAHEVEMLQTLQYMELMGDLPKTHILACVPKRIEPLSFEISKEVLKSLEKMEKIVLDFLIQKGFTYEKIANYQIQELALNSYKN
- a CDS encoding PepSY-like domain-containing protein, with product MKLKLALAALTLASLTFAKDVVIQAKDLPQNSQSFIQKYFSNAKISLVKQDIDSFDVYLDDGTELEFTTNGEWKEIDAKYRPMDTSFLNPNAITTIKKMHPNANIVKVEKEIQGYKIKLNNMMEIYTDTNGNLLGQKIDD
- the gltX gene encoding glutamate--tRNA ligase; protein product: MYRFAPSPTGDMHIGNLRAALINYIKAKQENTDFILRIEDTDNARNIAGKEEEIKDILNKFKITWQHYYIQSENLKFHRQMALKLVSEKKAFACFCTEEQLAKKKEEAKNKNQAYRYDGTCENLADIDVLNSEKPFVIRLKKPNKEMKFTDFIKGEIAFDPADIDSFVIMRADKTPTYNFACAVDDMLEGVTCIIRGEDHVSNTPKQEHIRASLGYDKSMTYAHLPIILNEEGVKMSKREAHSSVKWMLDNGYLASAIANYLLLLGNKTPKEIFTLEEAIEWFDLKNLSKSPARFDTKRLMQINREHIKMLDESALNEMLNLDKDVAKLAKFYTQEASTLNEIKEKIQNIFAPKNFEEFENECNMIKNILQNLELAQDYETFKKDLMAKTNLKGKNFFMPLRLVLTGVKHGPELSDLYVLIKPFIKEIIKD
- a CDS encoding YggT family protein, translating into MGIGSSLIISVVQIFSLIIDIYVWVVIIAALISWVRPDPYNPIVQILYRLTQPAYNLVRRFIPTMIGSIDLAPLIIILALKFIQIFLTNLILGSL
- a CDS encoding soluble lytic murein transglycosylase, with the protein product MLKKSLVILCLSIVYANCAVYSYEELEKKPNSLAKDYYLYRLLEANKIEKKDAEGLKEHIYRYAGKIKTAIEAIIPPLGYNKEYELCYKFNTQNILDANLSCQLVRLNSLTFIQDLNSSTRDEIKKNIPKENVKLIKLLDAFDSKDPLNYVVLNYDSSNFYKIYDFYKNKKDFFLEAEFVNELAKEKEFTNFVRELVIKKKSPLIRKSLVNVDANLTHQDNAFYLGVNAILEDNDEKAFEFFKVAKETFQSKALVDNATFWLYQISKDDKYLEELSQSSSLNIYSLYARELKQKPIHKIEILDPKKEKNDFNMKDPFAWQALSQKINKTPKKELAKLAKEFYTKENIAIYAYIQERAEGFEKNYFIMPYFELLKDYSTQRKAMILALARQESRFIPTAISTSYALGIMQFIPFLANHIGNKELQIPNFDQDMLFDPKIAYTFANHHLDYLESKLNSPIFVAYAYNGGIGFTTRMLKREDLFKQGKYEPFLSMELVPYAESRNYAKKVLANYVVYLHLLNDNTPISKFFENLTQNTDSQNKNLALK